One stretch of Pomacea canaliculata isolate SZHN2017 linkage group LG1, ASM307304v1, whole genome shotgun sequence DNA includes these proteins:
- the LOC112576951 gene encoding substance-P receptor-like, whose translation MTSIYSMMVISYERTQAIVVVSSSKRFTTRTTIIAAGVIWLIAFTFCIPSLYEYSEYTSEDPETNATLYRCGSNGVSYVFTVANGVGLLLVSYIIPLITLLCNYTRILLFFRSMGMFSSQSQQRGQVFQTLYKTRMIVVKMLILVATFFIISWAPYFALLILEKISGISDSLYSDGAINMLRIALAAFSTAYNFCLYVMYNPNFRTGLLVLFGFRQALQCCSVRVSPSIDSDPTQGQPDD comes from the exons ATGACATCCATATACAGCATGATGGTCATCTCCTACGAGCGGACGCAAGCCATCGTGGTGGTGTCCTCTAGCAAGAGATTCACAACCAGGACAACTATCATCGCCGCGGGGGTCATATGGCTGATAGCTTTCACGTTCTGCATACCCTCCCTATACGAGTACTCCGAGTACACGAGCGAGGACCCGGAAACGAACGCCACCCTGTACAGGTGTGGCAGCAATGGCGTGTCCTACGTCTTCACTGTAGCCAACGGTGTGGGGCTGCTGTTGGTCTCTTACATCATTCCTCTAATAACTCTCCTGTGCAACTACACTAGGATACTGCTCTTCTTCAG ATCCATGGGAATGTTCAGCAGTCAGTCCCAGCAGCGCGGGCAAGTGTTTCAGACATTGTACAAAACGAGAATGATAGTGGTGAAGATGTTAATACTTGTTGCCACCTTCTTCATTATTTCATGGGCGCCCTACTTCGCGCTGCTAATTCTAGAG aAAATTAGCGGAATCTCCGATTCACTCTATTCTGACGGAGCCATCAACATGCTGCGAATTGCGTTAGCGGCCTTCAGTACAGCATACAACTTCTGCTTGTACGTCATGTACAACCCCAACTTCCGGACTGGACTACTCGTATTGTTTGGCTTCAGGCAAGCCCTCCAGTGCTGTTCTGTCAGGGTGTCGCCCTCCATAGACTCGGACCCTACCCAGGGTCAGCCAGATGACTGA